Proteins encoded together in one Acidimicrobiales bacterium window:
- the mce gene encoding methylmalonyl-CoA epimerase, translating into MLPLLTRLDHVGIACRDLRRAIDMYRETFGLGVLSLEENEEQGVREAMLAVGPAGATGAGQGSLGVGYIQLLEPLSPDTPVGRFIARRGEGIHHVGYGVGNIEEALATVAGTGIRLVDERPRHGSMGASIAFLHPGDLGGVLTELVQPLS; encoded by the coding sequence GTGCTACCGCTGCTGACCCGCCTCGATCACGTCGGCATCGCCTGCCGCGATCTGCGCCGTGCCATCGACATGTACCGGGAGACGTTCGGCCTCGGGGTGCTGTCGCTGGAGGAGAACGAGGAGCAGGGGGTCCGCGAGGCCATGCTGGCCGTCGGGCCCGCGGGGGCTACGGGCGCCGGCCAGGGTTCGCTGGGGGTGGGGTACATCCAGCTGCTCGAGCCGCTGTCCCCTGACACGCCGGTCGGCAGGTTCATCGCCCGCCGCGGCGAGGGGATCCACCACGTGGGGTACGGGGTCGGGAATATCGAAGAAGCCCTGGCCACGGTGGCCGGGACCGGTATCAGGCTGGTCGACGAGCGGCCCAGGCACGGGTCCATGGGAGCCTCGATCGCCTTCCTGCACCCGGGCGATCTGGGGGGCGTGCTGACCGAACTCGTACAGCCGCTGAGCTGA